From Caulobacter segnis, a single genomic window includes:
- a CDS encoding bifunctional [glutamine synthetase] adenylyltransferase/[glutamine synthetase]-adenylyl-L-tyrosine phosphorylase, with amino-acid sequence MTRLASGPLGGRLTPCGPVLDAKAAERAHEAIAKRAGEAMAGIDAAWDALAPVFAASSYLAGLARRDGQRLPRILEGEPDQTLAAILTNAQAVAAEPDFETARRLLRELKADLHLLTALCDLGGVWDLDQVTGALTRFADAVLGAALAQAVRQEVDRGALTHVGEGEAGPAPGLFCIAMGKHGAFELNYSSDIDFSIFYAPEKLPVAEGHEPQAVAVRIANHLGRVLQERTADGYVFRIDLRLRPDPSSTPPAMPVDAAMDYYESVGQNWERAAHIKARIAAGDLAEGAAFLEALQPFIWRRNLDFAAIADIHSIKRQIHTYKVDDRLTAKGADLKLGRGGIREIEFFVQTQQLILGGRQPDLRGPRTLDALAALAEAGHVTPEDAAWLTEAYKDLRALEHRAQMIADDQTHKLPESDAERKKVAALWDHDNLRTFDAAVGRILKGVNQRYGRLFAGEEELSSRFGSLVFTGVEDDPETLATLKRMGFSSPERVAATIRGWHHGHIAATRTERGRELFTRLAPRLLDAANATGAPDQAFNRFADFFASLSSGVQIQSLFLAQPRLFELIVEVMAFAPRLATTMAKRPTALDALLDPSFFGPIETPAVAPWDPTDFEGAMDAARRLFRDQSFRIGVRVMSGSADARDIGRAFAELADLIIGGLAPAALAETERLGGAFPGQVAVVALGKAGSREMTAKSDLDLMTLYAADGPAAHSALKEWSADVFYARFTQRLTSALSAPTGEGTLYEVDLKLRPSGTKGPVAVSFAAFGDYYEREAETWELLALTRARVVWASSPAFKVRAEGAIEAALRRPREWKKTAADVIEMRELMERERPGKGDWDLKLDPGGLVDIEFAAQFLQLAHAAKGGPLRQNTGEALAALRAAGLADDGALARLEAAWRLEQDLSQLIKVALEDGLDVEAEPKAFKALMAKAGHVGQFKSLKPKLAKAKAEARAAYAAIVRAPG; translated from the coding sequence ATGACTCGTCTCGCTTCTGGCCCCCTGGGTGGCCGTCTCACGCCCTGCGGTCCCGTCCTCGACGCCAAGGCGGCCGAACGGGCGCACGAGGCGATCGCCAAGCGGGCGGGCGAGGCCATGGCGGGGATCGACGCGGCTTGGGACGCCCTGGCCCCGGTCTTCGCCGCCTCGTCCTATCTGGCCGGCCTGGCGCGCCGCGACGGCCAGCGCCTGCCCCGGATCCTGGAGGGCGAGCCCGACCAGACCCTGGCCGCGATCCTGACGAACGCGCAGGCCGTCGCCGCCGAACCGGACTTCGAGACCGCCCGCCGCTTGCTGCGCGAGCTGAAGGCCGACCTGCATCTCCTGACCGCGCTGTGCGACCTGGGCGGGGTCTGGGACCTGGACCAGGTGACCGGCGCCCTGACCCGCTTCGCCGACGCCGTGCTGGGCGCGGCCCTGGCCCAGGCCGTGCGCCAGGAGGTCGACCGGGGCGCCTTGACCCATGTGGGAGAGGGCGAGGCGGGGCCCGCGCCCGGCCTCTTCTGCATCGCCATGGGCAAGCACGGCGCGTTCGAGCTGAACTATTCCAGCGACATCGACTTCTCGATCTTCTACGCGCCCGAAAAGCTGCCGGTGGCGGAGGGGCACGAGCCGCAGGCCGTGGCCGTGCGGATCGCCAACCACCTGGGCCGCGTGCTGCAGGAGCGCACCGCCGACGGCTACGTCTTCCGCATCGACCTGCGCCTGCGCCCCGACCCGTCCTCGACCCCGCCCGCCATGCCGGTCGACGCGGCCATGGATTACTACGAGAGCGTCGGCCAGAACTGGGAGCGGGCGGCCCACATCAAGGCCCGCATCGCGGCCGGCGACCTCGCCGAGGGCGCGGCCTTCCTGGAGGCGTTGCAGCCCTTCATCTGGCGGCGCAACCTGGACTTCGCGGCCATCGCCGACATCCACTCGATCAAGCGCCAGATCCACACCTACAAGGTCGACGACCGCCTGACCGCCAAGGGCGCGGACCTCAAGCTGGGGCGGGGCGGGATCCGCGAGATCGAGTTCTTCGTCCAGACCCAGCAACTGATCCTGGGCGGCCGCCAGCCGGACCTGCGCGGCCCGCGCACCCTGGACGCCCTGGCGGCCCTGGCCGAGGCCGGCCACGTCACGCCCGAGGACGCCGCCTGGCTGACGGAGGCCTACAAGGACCTGCGCGCACTGGAGCACCGCGCCCAGATGATCGCCGACGACCAGACCCACAAGCTTCCGGAATCGGACGCCGAACGAAAGAAGGTCGCGGCCCTCTGGGACCACGACAACCTGCGGACCTTCGATGCGGCGGTCGGGCGGATCCTGAAAGGCGTCAACCAGCGCTACGGTCGCCTGTTCGCCGGCGAGGAGGAACTGTCCTCGCGGTTCGGCAGCTTGGTGTTCACCGGGGTCGAGGACGACCCCGAGACCCTGGCCACCCTGAAGCGCATGGGCTTCTCCAGCCCCGAGCGGGTGGCCGCCACCATCCGCGGCTGGCACCACGGCCACATCGCCGCCACCCGCACCGAACGGGGGCGCGAGCTGTTCACCCGCTTGGCCCCGCGCCTGCTAGACGCGGCCAACGCGACCGGCGCGCCGGACCAGGCCTTCAACCGCTTCGCCGATTTCTTCGCCTCGCTAAGCTCGGGCGTGCAGATCCAGTCGCTGTTCCTGGCCCAGCCGCGCCTGTTTGAGCTGATTGTCGAGGTCATGGCCTTCGCTCCGCGCCTGGCGACCACCATGGCCAAGCGGCCGACGGCCCTGGACGCCCTGCTGGACCCCAGCTTCTTCGGCCCCATCGAGACGCCCGCCGTCGCGCCGTGGGACCCGACCGACTTCGAGGGCGCGATGGACGCCGCGCGCCGCCTGTTCCGCGACCAGAGCTTCCGGATCGGCGTGCGGGTGATGAGCGGCAGCGCCGACGCCCGCGACATCGGCCGGGCGTTCGCCGAGCTGGCCGACCTGATCATCGGCGGCCTGGCCCCCGCCGCCTTGGCCGAGACCGAGCGGCTGGGCGGCGCCTTCCCCGGCCAGGTGGCGGTGGTGGCCCTGGGCAAGGCCGGCTCGCGCGAAATGACCGCCAAGTCGGACCTGGATCTGATGACGCTGTACGCGGCCGATGGACCAGCGGCCCATTCCGCTCTCAAGGAATGGAGCGCCGACGTCTTCTACGCCCGCTTCACCCAGCGTCTGACCTCGGCCCTGTCGGCGCCGACGGGCGAGGGGACGCTGTACGAGGTGGACTTGAAGCTGCGTCCCTCGGGCACGAAGGGCCCGGTGGCGGTCAGCTTCGCGGCCTTCGGGGACTATTACGAGCGCGAGGCCGAGACCTGGGAGCTGCTGGCCCTGACCCGCGCGCGGGTGGTCTGGGCCAGCAGCCCCGCGTTCAAGGTCCGCGCCGAGGGCGCGATCGAGGCCGCCCTGCGCCGGCCGCGCGAATGGAAGAAGACCGCCGCCGACGTCATCGAGATGCGCGAACTGATGGAGCGCGAGCGGCCCGGCAAGGGCGACTGGGACCTGAAGCTGGATCCCGGCGGTCTGGTCGACATCGAGTTCGCCGCCCAGTTCCTGCAGTTGGCCCACGCGGCCAAGGGCGGCCCTCTGCGCCAGAACACCGGCGAGGCCCTGGCGGCCCTGCGCGCGGCGGGCCTGGCCGACGACGGGGCGCTGGCCCGGCTGGAGGCCGCCTGGCGGCTGGAGCAGGACCTCTCGCAACTGATCAAGGTCGCCCTGGAGGACGGCCTCGACGTCGAGGCCGAGCCCAAGGCCTTCAAGGCCCTGATGGCCAAGGCCGGCCACGTCGGCCAGTTCAAGTCCCTGAAGCCCAAGCTGGCCAAGGCGAAGGCCGAAGCCCGCGCCGCCTACGCCGCGATCGTGCGGGCGCCGGGCTAG
- a CDS encoding M56 family metallopeptidase has translation MIELLALALMRAQVAASFGVALVLMLRLPARWLFGPRLAYWLWAIAPAAAIASLFPSLSESLEIGATTAPLAPGLALAAVAAWLAGAALFAAFVVRQERAFRRLADRGEAGPAVMGALWPRLVLPTDFADRFSARERELILLHERTHIRRGDPMANLIVAGCRALGWFNPMVHVGAAFLRIDQELACDASVLALRTDIRSDYARALLKVSMVGKSSPLACGWGTHPLILRVGFLGRTEPSRRREIVGFLALTVLALVTVFGVWTLAPRGFDQHAFAPDALYAAGPGRD, from the coding sequence ATGATCGAACTGCTGGCCTTGGCGCTGATGCGGGCGCAGGTCGCCGCGTCGTTCGGCGTAGCCCTGGTGCTGATGCTGCGCCTGCCCGCACGCTGGCTGTTCGGGCCGCGCCTGGCCTATTGGCTGTGGGCGATCGCGCCGGCGGCCGCGATCGCCAGCCTGTTCCCCAGCCTGTCGGAGTCGCTGGAGATCGGCGCGACCACCGCGCCGCTGGCCCCGGGCCTGGCGCTGGCGGCGGTGGCGGCCTGGCTGGCCGGCGCGGCTCTGTTCGCCGCTTTCGTCGTGAGGCAGGAGCGCGCCTTCCGCCGGCTGGCCGACCGGGGCGAGGCCGGGCCCGCCGTCATGGGCGCCCTGTGGCCGCGCTTGGTGCTGCCCACCGACTTCGCGGACCGGTTCAGCGCCCGCGAGCGTGAGCTGATCCTGCTGCACGAGCGCACCCACATCCGGCGGGGCGACCCGATGGCCAATCTGATCGTGGCCGGCTGCCGGGCGCTGGGCTGGTTCAATCCGATGGTCCACGTGGGCGCGGCGTTCCTGCGCATCGACCAGGAGCTGGCCTGCGACGCCAGCGTCCTGGCCCTGAGGACCGACATCCGGAGCGACTACGCCCGGGCGCTGCTGAAGGTGTCCATGGTCGGCAAGAGCTCGCCCCTGGCCTGCGGCTGGGGGACCCATCCGCTGATCCTGCGCGTCGGTTTCCTGGGCCGGACCGAGCCCAGCCGGCGGCGCGAGATCGTCGGCTTCCTGGCCCTGACGGTCCTCGCCCTCGTCACCGTATTCGGCGTCTGGACGCTGGCGCCGCGCGGTTTCGACCAGCACGCCTTCGCGCCGGACGCCCTCTACGCCGCCGGCCCCGGCCGCGATTGA
- a CDS encoding M56 family metallopeptidase — MIELFALALIRAQIAAAAAVLLVVILRPSARRLFGPRRAYGLWAIVPAAAAAAFLPSLAETMDLGSPARPLGVWAGKLILLWLAGCAVATTILVLRERLFRQKVDQGLAGPAVMGALWPRIVLPSDFAQRFEPREREMITLHERTHINRGDPIANLVIAGAGVVGWCNPMIALASRLVRIDQELACDATVVALRSDIRADYAKALMKAQMSVSTSPLACGWATHPLILRVSLLNRREPSLHRDIAGFLTMTFLAIMAMVIVWSVSPRGPDFKDLRPGLAAQMDDNGAIFWVQGK; from the coding sequence ATGATCGAGCTCTTCGCCCTCGCCCTGATCCGGGCCCAGATCGCCGCCGCCGCCGCGGTGCTGCTGGTCGTCATCCTGCGGCCGTCGGCGCGCCGACTGTTCGGGCCGCGCCGCGCCTACGGCCTGTGGGCCATCGTGCCGGCCGCCGCGGCCGCCGCCTTCCTGCCCAGCCTGGCCGAGACCATGGACCTGGGCTCTCCCGCCCGGCCGCTGGGCGTCTGGGCTGGCAAGCTGATCCTGCTGTGGCTGGCGGGCTGCGCCGTCGCCACCACCATCCTGGTCCTGCGCGAGCGCCTGTTCCGCCAGAAGGTCGACCAGGGCCTGGCCGGTCCAGCCGTGATGGGAGCCCTGTGGCCGCGCATCGTCCTGCCGTCCGACTTCGCCCAGCGCTTCGAGCCGCGCGAGCGCGAGATGATCACCTTGCACGAGCGCACCCACATCAATCGCGGCGACCCCATCGCCAACCTGGTCATCGCCGGGGCCGGCGTGGTGGGCTGGTGCAACCCGATGATCGCCCTGGCCTCGCGCCTCGTGCGCATCGACCAGGAGCTGGCCTGCGACGCCACCGTGGTGGCCCTGCGCTCGGACATTCGCGCCGACTACGCCAAGGCCCTGATGAAGGCGCAGATGAGCGTCTCGACCTCGCCCCTGGCCTGCGGCTGGGCCACCCACCCGCTGATCCTGCGCGTGTCGTTGCTGAACCGGCGCGAGCCCAGCCTGCACCGCGACATCGCCGGCTTCCTGACCATGACCTTCCTGGCGATCATGGCCATGGTCATCGTCTGGAGCGTCTCGCCGCGCGGTCCGGACTTCAAGGATCTACGCCCCGGCCTGGCCGCCCAGATGGACGACAACGGCGCGATCTTCTGGGTCCAGGGGAAGTAG
- a CDS encoding MdtA/MuxA family multidrug efflux RND transporter periplasmic adaptor subunit, which yields MTDFHAPRTPPRRRTLILGGLIAILALVGVAWLAWALLHGDKGAGDAGGPGGPGGPGGFGGGGRRGPASTVAVATATTTDLPIIIDALGTVKPAATVTVRPQVSGTITEVMFREGQAVQRGQPLVQIDPRPYQMALLQAQGNQTRDEAQLAAARLTLTRYQTLLTQDSIARQEVDTQAATVKQLEGTVMADRAAVGTARLNLGFARITAPVSGRVGLRVVDVGNYIGAGDTNGVAVITTVSPIDVEFTVPQDDVPRIAARQGRASLPVTALDRTRAQTLDRGTFSTLDNLVDTGTGTVKAKARFPNVGNTLFPSQFVNVRMELDTIKGAIVVPATAVRQSSDGSFVWLLNSDQTVKKTPVKTGQATGVQVQVTQGLKAGDKVITEGGDRLRDGGKVQLPGARPAGQGKGKGKGDGKGHRQRPQRPE from the coding sequence ATGACTGACTTTCACGCCCCGCGTACGCCCCCGCGCCGCCGGACGCTGATCCTCGGCGGACTGATCGCCATTCTCGCGCTGGTCGGCGTGGCCTGGCTGGCCTGGGCGTTGCTGCACGGCGACAAGGGCGCGGGCGACGCCGGCGGACCGGGAGGCCCCGGCGGTCCAGGCGGCTTCGGCGGCGGTGGACGGCGCGGTCCGGCCAGCACCGTGGCGGTGGCCACCGCGACCACGACCGACCTGCCGATCATCATCGACGCCCTGGGCACAGTGAAGCCGGCGGCGACCGTGACGGTGCGTCCCCAGGTCTCCGGAACGATCACCGAAGTCATGTTCCGCGAGGGCCAGGCGGTCCAGCGCGGCCAGCCCCTGGTCCAGATCGATCCCCGCCCCTATCAGATGGCCCTGCTGCAGGCGCAGGGGAACCAGACCCGCGACGAGGCCCAGCTGGCCGCCGCGCGCCTGACCCTGACCCGCTACCAGACCCTGCTGACCCAGGATTCGATCGCCCGCCAGGAGGTCGACACCCAGGCCGCCACGGTCAAGCAACTGGAAGGCACGGTGATGGCCGACCGGGCCGCCGTCGGCACCGCGCGGCTGAACCTGGGCTTCGCCCGGATCACCGCGCCGGTCTCGGGCCGCGTGGGCCTGCGCGTCGTCGACGTGGGCAACTACATCGGCGCCGGCGACACGAACGGGGTCGCGGTGATCACCACCGTCTCGCCGATCGACGTCGAGTTCACCGTCCCGCAGGACGACGTGCCGCGCATCGCCGCCCGTCAGGGCCGCGCCAGCCTCCCGGTCACCGCGCTGGACCGCACCCGCGCCCAGACCCTGGATCGCGGGACGTTCTCCACCCTCGACAACCTGGTGGACACCGGTACGGGCACCGTGAAGGCCAAGGCCCGCTTCCCGAACGTCGGCAACACCCTGTTCCCCAGCCAGTTCGTCAATGTCCGCATGGAGCTGGACACCATCAAGGGCGCGATCGTCGTGCCCGCCACGGCCGTGCGCCAGAGCAGCGACGGCTCGTTCGTCTGGCTGCTGAACAGCGACCAGACCGTCAAGAAAACCCCGGTCAAGACCGGCCAGGCTACCGGCGTCCAGGTGCAGGTCACCCAAGGCTTGAAGGCCGGCGACAAGGTGATCACCGAGGGCGGCGACCGTCTGCGCGACGGCGGCAAGGTCCAGCTGCCCGGCGCCAGGCCAGCCGGCCAAGGCAAGGGCAAGGGCAAGGGCGACGGCAAGGGCCATCGCCAGCGCCCGCAGCGTCCGGAATAG
- a CDS encoding multidrug efflux RND transporter permease subunit, with protein sequence MNPSRPFIQRPVATALFMAAIVLAGLVGFRLLPLSALPQVDYPTIQVQTLYPGASPEVMSQTVTAPLERQLGEMSGLARMSSVSTAGASVITLQFDLGETLDVAEQEVQAAINASNSLLPADLPAPPVYAKVNPADAPVLTLAITSDTLPLTEVQNLVNTRLAQKISQVSGVGLVSLSGGQRPAMRIQADTQAMASYGLTLSEVQTAISNSNANSAKGSFDGPTRSYTINANDQLLSVDDYKNLIVTYKDGAPVRLSDIAQVVQSAENTRLGAWANKTPAIIVNVQRQPGANVIKTVDAIKAKLPELQAGLPATLDVKVLADRTTGIRASVHHVEIELLLAVVLVVLVIFFFLHSLRATVIASLAVPISLIGSCGVMYLLGFSLNNLSLMALTIATGFVVDDAIVMIENISRHLEKGEKPMEAALKGAKEIGFTIISLTISLIAVLIPLLFMGDVVGRLFREFAISLAITILISAVVSLTLTPMLSARWLHSHPEQEPRGLSKKAQNLFERVEARYERALAWVLERQTATLVVAVVTLVLTALLYLVIPKGLFPTQDTGQLQARTEMAQSVSYDRMADLQQQAAEAIMDDPAVENVASFIGVDGANNAMLHTGQMQINLKADRSGSQDKIMQRLRERVAQVPGVTLYLQPTQDLTIDAETGPTQYRLSLEGADTATIKEWAGKLTAQLAKVKAVRNVYSDASATGQAAYVDIDRDTAARLSITASEVDDALYSAFGQRIVSTIFTETNQYRVILEAKPGVLTDPTTLGNLNLKTGGGSPAPLAAFSTIKTQQAPLQVTHVAQFPATTIGFDTAPGVSLGHAVDEIRKAMKAIDMPVSVTTTFLGAAGAYQNSLSNQLWLILAAVVCVYIVLGVLYESYIHPLTILSTLPSAGVGALLALWITGNDLGVIGIIGIILLIGIVKKNAIMMIDFAIDAEREQGKSPHDAIFQAAVLRFRPILMTTLAALFAAVPLMLGFGEGAELRRPLGIAIFGGLLLSQLLTIFTTPVVYLAFDRLAPAGKHKSRDDGPHPDRVDPDPIPGAPS encoded by the coding sequence ATGAACCCCTCGCGTCCCTTCATCCAGAGGCCGGTCGCCACGGCCCTGTTCATGGCCGCCATCGTCCTGGCGGGCCTGGTCGGCTTCCGGCTGCTGCCGCTGTCGGCCCTGCCCCAGGTCGACTACCCCACGATCCAGGTCCAGACCCTCTATCCCGGCGCCAGCCCCGAGGTGATGAGCCAGACCGTCACCGCTCCTCTGGAGCGCCAGCTGGGCGAGATGTCGGGCCTGGCCCGGATGAGCTCGGTCAGCACGGCCGGCGCCTCGGTGATCACCCTGCAGTTCGACCTAGGCGAGACGCTGGACGTCGCCGAGCAGGAGGTGCAGGCGGCCATCAACGCCAGCAACAGCCTGCTGCCCGCCGACCTGCCCGCGCCGCCGGTCTACGCCAAGGTCAATCCGGCCGACGCCCCGGTGCTGACCCTGGCCATCACCTCCGACACCCTGCCGCTGACCGAGGTGCAGAACCTGGTCAACACCCGCCTGGCCCAGAAGATCAGCCAGGTCTCGGGCGTCGGCCTCGTGTCGCTGTCGGGCGGCCAGCGGCCGGCCATGCGCATCCAGGCAGACACCCAGGCCATGGCCAGCTACGGCCTGACCCTGTCGGAGGTGCAGACCGCGATCAGCAACAGCAACGCCAACAGCGCCAAGGGCAGCTTCGACGGTCCCACCCGCAGCTACACGATCAACGCCAACGACCAACTGCTGAGCGTCGACGACTACAAGAACCTGATCGTCACCTACAAGGACGGCGCCCCGGTCCGGCTGAGCGACATCGCCCAGGTCGTGCAGAGCGCCGAGAACACCCGCCTGGGCGCGTGGGCGAACAAGACCCCGGCCATCATCGTCAACGTCCAGCGCCAGCCCGGCGCCAACGTCATCAAAACCGTCGACGCCATCAAGGCCAAGCTGCCCGAGCTGCAGGCCGGCCTGCCCGCCACCCTGGACGTCAAGGTGCTGGCCGACCGCACCACCGGCATCCGCGCCTCGGTGCACCACGTCGAGATCGAGCTCCTGCTGGCCGTGGTGCTGGTGGTGCTGGTGATCTTCTTCTTCCTGCACAGCCTGCGCGCCACGGTGATCGCCAGCCTGGCCGTGCCGATCTCGCTGATCGGCTCGTGCGGGGTGATGTACCTGCTGGGCTTCAGCCTCAACAATCTCAGCCTGATGGCCCTGACCATCGCGACAGGTTTCGTCGTCGACGACGCCATCGTGATGATCGAGAACATCAGCCGCCACCTCGAGAAAGGCGAGAAGCCCATGGAGGCGGCGCTGAAAGGCGCGAAGGAGATCGGCTTCACGATCATCTCGCTGACCATCTCGCTGATCGCGGTGCTGATCCCGCTGCTGTTCATGGGCGATGTCGTGGGGCGCCTGTTCCGCGAGTTCGCCATCAGCCTGGCCATCACCATCCTGATCTCGGCCGTGGTTTCGCTGACCCTGACGCCGATGCTGTCGGCGCGTTGGCTGCACTCGCATCCGGAGCAGGAGCCGCGCGGCCTCAGCAAGAAGGCCCAGAACCTGTTCGAGCGCGTCGAGGCCCGCTACGAGCGCGCCCTGGCCTGGGTGCTGGAGCGCCAGACCGCGACCCTGGTCGTGGCCGTCGTCACCCTGGTCCTGACCGCCCTGCTCTATCTGGTCATCCCCAAGGGCCTGTTCCCGACCCAGGACACCGGCCAGCTGCAGGCGCGCACCGAGATGGCCCAGTCGGTCAGCTACGACCGCATGGCCGACCTGCAGCAGCAGGCGGCCGAGGCGATCATGGACGACCCGGCCGTGGAAAACGTCGCCTCGTTCATCGGCGTCGACGGCGCCAACAACGCCATGCTCCACACCGGCCAGATGCAGATCAACCTGAAGGCCGACCGCTCGGGCTCGCAGGACAAGATCATGCAGCGGCTGCGCGAGCGCGTGGCCCAGGTCCCCGGCGTCACCCTGTACCTGCAGCCGACCCAAGATCTGACCATCGACGCCGAGACCGGCCCGACCCAATACCGCCTGTCGCTGGAAGGCGCCGACACCGCCACGATCAAGGAATGGGCTGGCAAGCTGACCGCGCAGCTGGCCAAGGTCAAAGCCGTCCGCAACGTCTATAGCGACGCGTCGGCCACCGGTCAGGCGGCCTATGTCGACATCGACCGCGACACCGCCGCGCGGCTGTCGATCACAGCCTCCGAGGTCGACGACGCCCTCTACAGCGCCTTTGGTCAGCGGATCGTCTCGACCATCTTCACCGAGACCAACCAGTACCGGGTGATCCTGGAGGCCAAGCCGGGTGTCCTGACCGACCCGACCACCCTGGGCAATCTGAACCTCAAGACCGGCGGCGGCTCGCCCGCCCCCTTGGCGGCCTTCTCGACGATCAAGACCCAGCAGGCGCCGCTGCAGGTCACCCACGTCGCCCAATTCCCGGCCACCACGATCGGCTTCGACACCGCGCCGGGCGTGTCGCTGGGCCACGCGGTCGACGAGATCCGCAAGGCCATGAAGGCGATCGACATGCCGGTCTCGGTCACCACCACCTTCCTGGGGGCGGCCGGGGCCTATCAGAACTCGCTGTCCAACCAGCTGTGGCTGATCCTGGCGGCGGTGGTCTGCGTCTACATCGTGCTGGGCGTGCTCTACGAGAGCTACATCCACCCGCTGACCATCCTGTCGACCCTGCCCTCGGCCGGGGTCGGCGCGCTGCTGGCCCTGTGGATCACCGGCAATGACCTGGGCGTCATCGGGATCATCGGCATCATCCTGCTGATCGGCATCGTCAAGAAGAACGCGATCATGATGATCGACTTCGCCATCGACGCCGAGCGCGAGCAGGGCAAGAGCCCGCACGACGCCATCTTCCAGGCGGCCGTGCTGCGCTTCCGCCCGATCCTGATGACCACCCTGGCGGCCCTGTTCGCGGCCGTGCCGCTGATGCTGGGCTTTGGCGAAGGCGCCGAGCTGCGGCGTCCGCTGGGCATCGCCATCTTCGGCGGCCTGCTGCTGAGCCAGCTGCTGACCATCTTCACGACCCCGGTCGTCTATCTGGCCTTCGACCGTCTGGCGCCCGCCGGCAAGCACAAGTCGCGCGATGACGGTCCGCACCCCGACCGCGTCGATCCGGATCCTATCCCGGGGGCGCCGTCGTGA